One genomic segment of Styela clava chromosome 3, kaStyClav1.hap1.2, whole genome shotgun sequence includes these proteins:
- the LOC144411693 gene encoding heat shock cognate 71 kDa protein-like, whose amino-acid sequence MPTIGIDLGTTNSCVAVFRNGRAEIIANDLGNRVTPSYVSFTGNERLVGEAAKEEATEYFKNTLYQIKRLIGRTYDDPSVQAGMKLWGFTVINDDNKPKISVVHDHKRNVFRPEQISAMVLEKMKIAAEAFLGETVTDAVITVPAYFNDAQRKATRDAGLIAGLNVIGMINEPTAAAVAYGLDRQSDSERIVLIFDLGGGTFDVTIVKIKGRKFEVKATGGDTHLGGEDFDNIFVEYFVSEFKQQRGEDISKNKRALNRLRVACEAAKKKLSSSTNAKVQVDALQGGHDFRSSISQAKFENLNHSFFERVLDTVKNTLSDSGLKKENIDDVVLVGGSTRIPKIQEMLEKYFDNMKLKRTINPDEAVACGAAVYASSLGFVKDPALKEFALEDVIPLSIGMESHGGTMNFAIPRNTKIPTKVRKNCYTVEDNQTIMKFKIYEGERALAKDNHFLNEITISGIPPAPRYRGKVEVLLEINACGILHVEAIEKITGNSSEITIARDKGRLSKNEIKRMVQEAEKFKERDQELKQRSGARNALENYAYTVKEGVDQKNLTGQQRESIMSKVTEILKWLDINKIEPPKMSELEAKKRELQRAVE is encoded by the exons ATGCCAACGATAGGAATCGACTTGGGGACTACAAACTCTTGCGTGGCAGTTTTCCGGAATGGAAGG GCTGAAATTATCGCAAATGATCTTGGAAATCGAGTTACTCCGTCCTATGTATCGTTCACGGGGAATGAAAGACTTGTTGGTGAAGCAGCTAAAGAAGAAGCGACTGAATATTTCAAGAATACTCTTTACC AAATTAAACGTTTGATTGGACGAACATATGATGACCCTTCGGTTCAAGCTGGTATGAAATTGTGGGGATTCACCGTTATTAACGATGATAACAAGCCTAAGATATCG GTTGTTCATGACCACAAAAGAAATGTATTCCGCCCAGAACAAATAAGTGCGATGGTTctggaaaaaatgaaaatcgcAGCTGAGGCATTCTTGGGTGAAACCGTAACTGATGCAGTCATTACAGTCCCTGCTTATTTCAATGACGCTCAGCGAAAAGCAACTCGTGATGCTGGGTTAATAGCAGGTCTCAACGTTATCGGCATGATCAATGAGCCGACAGCGGCAGCAGTGGCATATGGACTGGATAGACAG AGCGACAGTGAACGGATTGTTCTCATATTTGACCTAGGAGGAGGCACCTTCGATGTTACCATCGTGAAAATTAAAGGTCGCAAGTTTGAAGTAAAAGCTACGGGTGGGGACACACACTTGGGGG GTGAGGACTTTGATAACATATTTGTGGAATATTTTGTTTCCGAGTTCAAGCAACAACGCGGTGAagatatatcaaaaaataaaagagCATTGAATCGTCTTCGAGTGGCGTGCGAggcagcaaaaaaaaaattgtcttcgTCCACAAACGCCAA GGTTCAAGTCGATGCTCTGCAAGGCGGACACGATTTTCGTAGCAGTATTTCAcaggcaaaatttgaaaatctgaATCACAGTTTTTTCGAGAGAGTCCTCGATACCGTGAAGAATACTCTTTCTGATTCTGGACTCAAAAAGGAAAAC ATTGACGACGTTGTTCTTGTCGGAGGCTCAACTCGAATTCCAAAAATTCAAGAAATGCTGGAAAAGTATTTTGACAACATGAAGCTTAAAAGAACTATCAATCCTGACGAGGCAGTTGCTTGTGGTGCAGCAGTATATGCATCTTCACTTGGTTTTGTAAAAGATCCCGCT CTCAAGGAATTTGCTCTTGAAGATGTTATTCCACTTTCTATTGGCATGGAAAGTCATGGAGGAACAATGAATTTTGCTATTCCGCGAAACACGAAGATTCCAACCAAAGTACGGAAAAACTGTTATACCGTGGAAGATAACCAaacaataatgaaatttaaG ATATATGAAGGTGAGCGCGCTTTGGCCAAAGATAATCATTTTCTCAATGAAATTACAATATCCGGAATTCCACCTGCACCGAGGTATAGAGGCAAAGTTGAAGTGCTACTCGAAATCAACGCATGTGGAATTCTTCATGTTGAAGCAATTGAGAAAATTACTGGAAACTCAAGTGAAATCACGATCGCAAGAGACAAAGGACGATTGAGCAAGAACGAGATAAAACGAATG GTACAGGAAGCAGAAAAGTTTAAGGAAAGGGATCAAGAGCTGAAACAGCGAAGTGGGGCAAGGAATGCGCTTGAAAATTACGCTTACACCGTAAAAGAAGGAGTGGATCAAAAAAATCTAACAGGACAACAAAGAGAATCTATAATGAGCAAAGTGACTGAAATTCTTAAATGGTTGGATATAAACAAG ATAGAACCTCCGAAAATGTCAGAATTGGAAGCGAAGAAAAGGGAATTGCAGAGAGCAGTTgaataa